A region from the Triticum aestivum cultivar Chinese Spring chromosome 3D, IWGSC CS RefSeq v2.1, whole genome shotgun sequence genome encodes:
- the LOC123080260 gene encoding transcription factor bHLH77 isoform X1, which yields MNCGPPDQLPPATAGFLNLNWDSSMDASAGGRPSPASGSAAATEGLALHGISPRPQQHYGAGTPLGSPTKLNLSMMGQYRHHNHHYPTPPPPQVGGLPTLENLMPMASLDQFLADPGFAERAARLSGFDARGGYGAGPPQFGLPDDGPVGALKELELGSARDDSSVSDPASAGAGMALKGASDGNARKRKAAGGSKGKGKDASVSTTSAKDLLAKEDSASKRCKSTSMEDAEENSGKGKAAQSSSENGGRKQGKDGASKLPEPPKDFIHVRARRGEATDSHSLAERVRREKISQRMKLLQDLVPGCNKVVGKAVMLDEIINYVQSLQRQVEFLSMKLATVNPQLDFNNLPSLLAKDMQQQSCGQLQQGSSHFPLDASGAPLPYMGQGSGDPLGCGMSDGGGMGDDQGAMHPVDQAFCRPMGSSQQQQHFLSDAASQVGAFWQDLQSVVQMDMGQSQEIATSSNSYDAGSLQTVHMKMEL from the exons ATGAACTGCGGCCCGCCGGACCAGCTGCCGCCGGCGACGGCGGGATTCCTCAACCTCAACTGGGACAGCTCCATGGACGCGTCCGCGGGGGGCCGCCCCTCGCCGGCCTCTGGCTCCGCGGCGGCCACCGAGGGGCTCGCGCTCCACGGGATCTCGCCGCGGCCGCAGCAGCACTACGGCGCCGGCACGCCGCTCGGCTCGCCCACCAAGCTCAACCTCTCCATGATGGGCCAGTACCGCCACCACAACCACCACtacccgacgccgccgccgccgcaggtggGTGGCCTGCCCACCCTGGAGAACCTCATGCCCATGGCCTCCCTGGACCAGTTCCTCGCCGACCCGGGCTTCGCCGAGCGCGCCGCCAGGCTCTCCGGCTTCGACGCCCGCGGCGGCTACGGCGCCGGCCCGCCGCAATTCGGCCTCCCGGACGACGGCCCCGTCGGCGCGCTCAAGGAGCTGGAGCTCGGGAGCGCCCGGGACGACTCGTCGGTGTCCGATCCGGCGTCGGCCGGCGCGGGGATGGCGCTCAAGGGCGCCTCCGACGGCAATGCGAGGAAGCGGAAGGCCGCCGGCGGCAGCAAGGGGAAGGGCAAGGACGCCTCCgtgtccaccacctccgccaaggaTCTCCTCGCCAAG GAGGACTCGGCGTCGAAGCGCTGCAAGTCCACGTCCATGGAGGACGCCGAGGAGAATtccggcaaggggaaggccgcgCAGAGCAGCAGCGAGAACGGCGGGAGGAAGCAGGGCAAGGACGGCGCCTCCAAGCTCCCGGAGCCGCCCAAGGACTTCATCCACGTCCGGGCCCGGCGCGGCGAGGCCACGGACAGCCATAGCCTGGCCGAGAGG GTGAGAAGAGAGAAGATCAGCCAGCGGATGAAGCTGCTGCAGGACCTCGTGCCCGGCTGCAACAAG GTGGTGGGCAAGGCCGTCATGCTCGACGAGATCATAAACTACGTGCAGTCGCTGCAGCGGCAAGTCGAG TTTCTGTCCATGAAGCTGGCCACGGTGAACCCGCAGCTGGACTTCAACAACCTGCCCAGCCTCCTCGCCAAAGAT ATGCAGCAGCAGTCATGTGGGCAGCTGCAGCAGGGCTCGTCGCATTTCCCGCTGGATGCGTCGGGCGCGCCGCTCCCCTACATGGGCCAGGGGAGCGGCGACCCTCTCGGCTGCGGCATGTCcgacggcggcggcatgggcgacgATCAGGGCGCCATGCACCCGGTGGACCAGGCCTTCTGCCGGCCCATGGGTTcctcgcagcagcagcagcacttcCTCAGCGACGCCGCCTCTCAG GTTGGGGCTTTCTGGCAAGATCTGCAGAGCGTGGTTCAGATGGACATGGGGCAGAGCCAGGAGATCGCCACTTCTTCCAACAGCTACGACG CAGGTTCGTTGCAGACGGTCCACATGAAAATGGAGCTTTGA
- the LOC123080260 gene encoding transcription factor bHLH77 isoform X2, whose amino-acid sequence MNCGPPDQLPPATAGFLNLNWDSSMDASAGGRPSPASGSAAATEGLALHGISPRPQQHYGAGTPLGSPTKLNLSMMGQYRHHNHHYPTPPPPQVGGLPTLENLMPMASLDQFLADPGFAERAARLSGFDARGGYGAGPPQFGLPDDGPVGALKELELGSARDDSSVSDPASAGAGMALKGASDGNARKRKAAGGSKGKGKDASVSTTSAKDLLAKEDSASKRCKSTSMEDAEENSGKGKAAQSSSENGGRKQGKDGASKLPEPPKDFIHVRARRGEATDSHSLAERVRREKISQRMKLLQDLVPGCNKVVGKAVMLDEIINYVQSLQRQVEFLSMKLATVNPQLDFNNLPSLLAKDMQQQSCGQLQQGSSHFPLDASGAPLPYMGQGSGDPLGCGMSDGGGMGDDQGAMHPVDQAFCRPMGSSQQQQHFLSDAASQVGAFWQDLQSVVQMDMGQSQEIATSSNSYDGSLQTVHMKMEL is encoded by the exons ATGAACTGCGGCCCGCCGGACCAGCTGCCGCCGGCGACGGCGGGATTCCTCAACCTCAACTGGGACAGCTCCATGGACGCGTCCGCGGGGGGCCGCCCCTCGCCGGCCTCTGGCTCCGCGGCGGCCACCGAGGGGCTCGCGCTCCACGGGATCTCGCCGCGGCCGCAGCAGCACTACGGCGCCGGCACGCCGCTCGGCTCGCCCACCAAGCTCAACCTCTCCATGATGGGCCAGTACCGCCACCACAACCACCACtacccgacgccgccgccgccgcaggtggGTGGCCTGCCCACCCTGGAGAACCTCATGCCCATGGCCTCCCTGGACCAGTTCCTCGCCGACCCGGGCTTCGCCGAGCGCGCCGCCAGGCTCTCCGGCTTCGACGCCCGCGGCGGCTACGGCGCCGGCCCGCCGCAATTCGGCCTCCCGGACGACGGCCCCGTCGGCGCGCTCAAGGAGCTGGAGCTCGGGAGCGCCCGGGACGACTCGTCGGTGTCCGATCCGGCGTCGGCCGGCGCGGGGATGGCGCTCAAGGGCGCCTCCGACGGCAATGCGAGGAAGCGGAAGGCCGCCGGCGGCAGCAAGGGGAAGGGCAAGGACGCCTCCgtgtccaccacctccgccaaggaTCTCCTCGCCAAG GAGGACTCGGCGTCGAAGCGCTGCAAGTCCACGTCCATGGAGGACGCCGAGGAGAATtccggcaaggggaaggccgcgCAGAGCAGCAGCGAGAACGGCGGGAGGAAGCAGGGCAAGGACGGCGCCTCCAAGCTCCCGGAGCCGCCCAAGGACTTCATCCACGTCCGGGCCCGGCGCGGCGAGGCCACGGACAGCCATAGCCTGGCCGAGAGG GTGAGAAGAGAGAAGATCAGCCAGCGGATGAAGCTGCTGCAGGACCTCGTGCCCGGCTGCAACAAG GTGGTGGGCAAGGCCGTCATGCTCGACGAGATCATAAACTACGTGCAGTCGCTGCAGCGGCAAGTCGAG TTTCTGTCCATGAAGCTGGCCACGGTGAACCCGCAGCTGGACTTCAACAACCTGCCCAGCCTCCTCGCCAAAGAT ATGCAGCAGCAGTCATGTGGGCAGCTGCAGCAGGGCTCGTCGCATTTCCCGCTGGATGCGTCGGGCGCGCCGCTCCCCTACATGGGCCAGGGGAGCGGCGACCCTCTCGGCTGCGGCATGTCcgacggcggcggcatgggcgacgATCAGGGCGCCATGCACCCGGTGGACCAGGCCTTCTGCCGGCCCATGGGTTcctcgcagcagcagcagcacttcCTCAGCGACGCCGCCTCTCAG GTTGGGGCTTTCTGGCAAGATCTGCAGAGCGTGGTTCAGATGGACATGGGGCAGAGCCAGGAGATCGCCACTTCTTCCAACAGCTACGACG GTTCGTTGCAGACGGTCCACATGAAAATGGAGCTTTGA